A part of Aspergillus flavus chromosome 1, complete sequence genomic DNA contains:
- a CDS encoding putative HAD superfamily hydrolase gives MAIREKAGFPAIRACIFDLDGLLINSEDIITFSTSQPLEKYKSTPFDRTIRAQLMGIPHSTNGDTFHSWAKLPISSEQFAHESTENMRQHFLACRPLPGAERILSTLSQARSAASGDRIELALTSSTKSRSYELKISRPETKRLLGFFSPDRRVLGDDPRVRQGRGKPAPDIYLVALQSLNLAAAASDVKPILPHECLVFEDSVIGCRGWKTGWDESCLGSASRCCG, from the exons ATGGCTATCCGTGAGAAGGCTGG TTTCCCGGCCATCCGCGCCTGCATATTCGACCTGGATGGGCTTCTCATCAACTCCGAAGATATAATAACTTTCTCCACGAGCCAACCCCTCGAGAAGTATAAGAGTACTCCCTTTGACCGGACGATTCGAGCCCAGCTCATGGGTATCCCACACTCGACCAATGGCGACACGTTCCACAGCTGGGCCAAACTGCCTATCTCCAGCGAACAATTCGCTCATGAGTCGACTGAGAACATGAGACAACATTTTCTAGCTTGCAGGCCGCTTCCTGGCGCGGAGAGGATTTTGTCGACCCTTAGCCAGGCACGCAGTGCTGCGTCGGGAGACAGAATCGAGCTGGCATTAACATCCAGCACCAAAAGCCGCAGCTACGAATTGAAGATCTCAAGGCCGGAAACGAAACGCTTACTTGGCTTCTTCTCGCCTGATAGGCGGGTCTTGGGTGATGATCCACGGGTGCGGCAGGGGCGAGGGAAGCCAGCACCGGATATATATCTCGTGGCGCTGCAATCTTTGAACTTGGCGGCAGCGGCCTCTGATGTGAAGCCCATTTTGCCCCATGAATGTTTGGTGTTTGAAGACAGCGTGATCGGATGTAGAGGCTGGAAGACGGGCTGGGATGAGAGTTGTTTGGGTTCCGCATCCAGATGTTGCGGGTGA
- a CDS encoding uncharacterized protein (expressed protein), whose amino-acid sequence MFLTTAWLLWLSLFLACSTWGQYGSPLNERDICYVHVSGSESSDGQNWVPSYDEGDTDLCDFAANHQCIFTQYPWWVPSDYLPAGRDYPSTGSHLVSVLRTLCRS is encoded by the coding sequence ATGTTTCTCACTACAGCTTGGCTTTTGTGGCTTTCACTCTTTCTCGCATGTTCTACTTGGGGACAGTATGGCAGTCCACTAAATGAACGTGATATCTGCTATGTGCATGTGTCTGGCAGCGAAAGTTCAGATGGCCAAAATTGGGTGCCTAGCTATGACGAAGGAGATACGGATCTTTGTGATTTTGCGGCCAACCACCAGTGTATTTTTACTCAGTACCCTTGGTGGGTTCCCTCTGACTATCTCCCAGCTGGCAGGGATTATCCGTCGACAGGATCTCACCTTGTCTCAGTTCTTCGAACTTTATGCAGATCGTAA